Genomic segment of Candidatus Eremiobacterota bacterium:
GCGACGATTCGCAGCAGGGGCGATTTCCCCGCCCCGCTCGGCCCGGCCAGCACGGTGACGCCCCGCCCGAACGCCAGCTCGACCTCGAGCGCGAACTCGCGCAGCTGCTTGCGGGCGGCGAGCTCGATCACGGGGCCCGCCGCTCCAAGGCACGGACGGCGGCGACCACCGCGAGCGCGACGGTCACCAGCACCACTGCGAGCGTCGCGGCGAGGTCGACGTCGCCGCTCTCCAGGCCCAGGTAGACCGCGAGCGGGAGCGTCTGCGTCACGCCGGGCAGGTTGCCGGCGAACATGATCGTCGCGCCGAACTCGCCGAGCGCGCGCGCCCAGGCCAGCACCGCGCCGCCGGCGAGCGCGGGGAGCGCCAGCGGCACCGTGACGCGCGCAAAGGTCCGCAGCGGGCCCATCCCCAGCGTCGCCGAGGCTTCCTCGTAGACGCGCTCGACCGCGGCGAACCCGGCGCGCGCCGCGCGGACGTAGAACGGCGCGCCGACGAAGAGCTGCGCCAGCACGACCGCCGCGGTGGTGAACGCGAGGCGCACGTGCAGCGCGTCGAGCGCCGGCGCGGCGAGCCCCGCGCGGCCGAAGACGAACAGCAGCGCCAGCCCGGCGACCGCCGGCGGGACGACGATCGGCAGATCGACGATCGCGTCGAGCACGCCCCGTCCTGCAAAGCGCCCGCGCGCGAGGACGTACGCGAGCGGCGTGCCGAGCAGCAGCGTGAGCGTGAGCGAGCAGCACGTCGTGACGAGCGAGATGCGCAGGGCCGCCAGCGCGCTGGGCGATGCGATCATCGTTGCGAAGCGAGCCGGCGCGAGATGCAGGTACAGCGCCGCCAGCGGGACGGCGATGAACAAGACGAAGAGCGCCGCGGCGATCGCGACCGCGGCGCGAATCATTCCTCGAAGCCGCGTGCCTTCAGAAACGCGAGTCCGGCCGGCGAGGTCATGAAGTCGGCGAACGCGCGCGCGCCGGCGGCGTTCGGAGCGCTCTTCACCACCGCGATCGGATAGAGCGCCTCCGGCGCGACGCCGGGCGGGAACCGCAGCATGCGCACTTTCGGCGCAAGCGCCGGCGTGACGTCGGTGACGTAGATGACGCCTGCGTCGGCCTCGCCGAGGCCGATCTTCGTCGCGACCGCTTTGACGTCGGTCTCCTCGCTGACGACGTTGGCATTGACGCGGCTCGCGAAATCGGCGCCGTAACCAGGATCCTTCGCAAGGTTCGCCAGCGCGGTGCGCGCGTACGCGCCGACCGGAACCGTGCTCGCGGCGAGCACGACCTTCACGCCCGGTTTCGCCAGGTCGGCGAGCGCGGCGACGCGGTCGTCGTTCTTCGGCGCGACGACGACCAGCCGGTTGCGGGCCAGCGTGCGCGGCGCTACGACGAGGTCGGCGACGCGCGTCATCTGCGCCGCATTGGCGGAGACGAACACGTCGGCCGGCGCGCCTTGCTGGAGCTGCGTCGCCAGCGTGTCGGAGCCGCCGTAGCTGAAGCGCACCGGATAGCCGGTGCGCTTGGTGAACGCGGGCGCCGCGGCGTCGAACGCCTCGCGCAGCGACGCCGCCGCGAAGACGGTGACGACGGGCTTGTCGTCCGCCGCCGCCGCGAGCGGAGCAAGTGCGAGCGCGGCGGCGAGCGCGAAGCTGACGAACCGAAGCATGACTCGCACCGCTACGGCGCGCGCGGTGCGCGACCTTTTCGGCGCCGAAATGGTGAAGGCTGCAGGCTGGGCCGAAAGTCGACATGAGTTGTCATGTTTCGGAGCGTAGAGTCTCGGTATGAAGGCGAGCCGACTGCTTTCGATGCTGTTGCTGCTGCAGTCCGCCGAGCGCCGGACGGCCGGCGAGTTGGCCGAGGCGCTCGAAGTTTCGGAACGGACCGTCCACCGCGACGTCGAGGCGCTGAGCGCGGCGGGCGTGCCCGTGTACGCCGAGCGCGGCGTGTACGGCGGGATCGCGCTGGCGGCCGGTTACCGCCGGGCGCTCACCCAGTTCGGCGAGGACGAGATTCGCGCGCTGTTCATCTCGGGTTCGAACCCGCTGGTCGACCTCGGGCTCGGCGTCGAGCGCGAGCGCGCGCTCGAGAAATTGTCCGGCGCGCTGAGCGACGTGCAGCGCAAGGCGGCGGCGAAGTCGCGCGGCCGCATTCATTTGGATCAGCGGCGCTGGAACCAAGCAGCGCAGCCGCAGGAGCATTTGGCGGTGCTGCGGCGCGCGGTGTGGGACGACCGGCGCGTGGTGTTGCGCTACCGCGACCGCGAGCGCAAGGCGACGGAACGCATCGTCGACCCGCTGGGGCTCGTTGCGAAGGCGGGGATCTGGTATCTGGTCGCGCGCATCGACGGCGGCGAGTACCGCACCTTTCGCGCCGAGCGGATCGCCGGCGTGGAGCCGACCGACGAACCGTTCGCGCGGCCGGACGGCTTCGACCTCGACGCGTTCTGGCGCACGTGGACGACCACCGTCGAAGAGAAATCGCCGCGTTTCGCGGTCGTGCTCGCGGTGCGCCGCGACGCGCTCGACACGGTCACCGGGTATTGGGAAACGCACGTGCTCGGCGACGCGGACGACGGCGCGACGGTCACGGTGCGCGTGATCTTTCCCGGCCAGGACGCGGCTTTGCACACCCTGATCGCGTGGGGCGGCGACGTGCGCATCGTCGAACCGCCCGAGCTTCGCGCGGAGATCGTGGCGCGCGCCCGCGCGGTTCTGGCGCATCACCGCGCGAAGGCCTAGGAGTTTGTCGGGCTTTCGCCCGACAAACGACGACGGGCGGATCGGGCGAGCCCGAACGCAAGGGTTCACCAACGGTGAACCCACTAGGGCCGGCCGCGCGGCGCGGGGTACGATACCGGCATGGCGACGCGTCGATCCGGGCCCTCGATCACCGAGCTGCAGGAGCAGATCTTTCAGCGCGAGGGCTTTCGCGTCTCGTTCGAGCGGTTCGGCGCCGCGGACGCGGCGCTGCCGCCGTACGAGTATCCGGTGATGGCGCCGCAAGGCTGGAAGGTCTCGGACTGGCAGCGGGTGCGGCTCGGGCCGTACGTGCTGCTGTTTCGCGGCGTGACGGTCTACCGTGGTGACGACACGCCGCTCCCGCGCGACGTGAAGCTGGGACATTTGCGCGACTCGTACTACCAAGCGACGTACGGAACGCTCTCGGCCGACGCGCCGGACGACGCGCCCGACAACGTCGTGCAGCTCGACTCGAAACGGGGCAAGCGCGATCGCTGAGGACATCGCGTTCCCGAGCGACTTCTTCTGGGGCGCGGCGACCGCGGCGTACCAGATCGAAGGCGGGTGGAACGAAGACGGCAAGGGCGAGTCGATCTGGGACCGCTTCGCGCATTCCGTCGGCACGATCAAGGGCGCGACGAACGGCGACGTGGCGTGCGACTCGTATCATCGCTGGCGCGACGACGTCGCGCTGCTGAAGCGGCTGAACCTCAACAGCTATCGCTTCTCCATCGCATGGCCGCGGATTCAGCCGACCGGGCGCGGGCCGGCGAACGAACGCGGGCTGGACTATTACCGGCGGCTGGTCGATGCGTTGCTCGAGAACGGGATTCGGCCGCTGCCGACGCTGTACCACTGGGACCTGCCGCAAGCGCTCGAAGACGCCGGCGGCTGGCCGGAGCGCGACACCGCGCAACGCTTCGCGGAGTACGCGGCGCTGGTGACCTCGGCGCTCGGCGACCGCGTGCGCGACTGGGCGACGTTCAACGAGCCGTTCATCTTCACCCGGTTCGGGTACCTCGACGGGTATCACGCGCCCGGGCGAAAAGATCCAGACGCCTATCTGCGCGCGACGCACACGGTGAACCTCGCGAACGGGCTGGCGGTGCGCGCGATCAAGGCGGAACGTTCCTCGCTGCGGGTCGGATGCGTCTACTCGGTCTCACCGGGCGTGCCGGCGAGCGA
This window contains:
- a CDS encoding molybdenum ABC transporter ATP-binding protein produces the protein MIELAARKQLREFALEVELAFGRGVTVLAGPSGAGKSPLLRIVA
- the modB gene encoding molybdate ABC transporter permease subunit, whose amino-acid sequence is MSTFGPACSLHHFGAEKVAHRARRSGASHASVRQLRARRRARTCSARGGGGRQARRHRLRGGVAARGVRRRGARVHQAHRLSGALQLRRLRHAGDAAPARRAGRRVRLRQCGADDARRRPRRSAAHAGPQPAGRRRAEERRPRRRARRPGETGREGRARREHGSGRRVRAHRAGEPCEGSWLRRRFREPRQCQRRQRGDRRQSGRDEDRPRRGRRRRHLRHRRHAGACAESAHAAVPARRRAGGALSDRGGEERSERRRRARVRRLHDLAGRTRVSEGTRLRGMIRAAVAIAAALFVLFIAVPLAALYLHLAPARFATMIASPSALAALRISLVTTCCSLTLTLLLGTPLAYVLARGRFAGRGVLDAIVDLPIVVPPAVAGLALLFVFGRAGLAAPALDALHVRLAFTTAAVVLAQLFVGAPFYVRAARAGFAAVERVYEEASATLGMGPLRTFARVTVPLALPALAGGAVLAWARALGEFGATIMFAGNLPGVTQTLPLAVYLGLESGDVDLAATLAVVLVTVALAVVAAVRALERRAP
- a CDS encoding YafY family transcriptional regulator, which encodes MKASRLLSMLLLLQSAERRTAGELAEALEVSERTVHRDVEALSAAGVPVYAERGVYGGIALAAGYRRALTQFGEDEIRALFISGSNPLVDLGLGVERERALEKLSGALSDVQRKAAAKSRGRIHLDQRRWNQAAQPQEHLAVLRRAVWDDRRVVLRYRDRERKATERIVDPLGLVAKAGIWYLVARIDGGEYRTFRAERIAGVEPTDEPFARPDGFDLDAFWRTWTTTVEEKSPRFAVVLAVRRDALDTVTGYWETHVLGDADDGATVTVRVIFPGQDAALHTLIAWGGDVRIVEPPELRAEIVARARAVLAHHRAKA
- a CDS encoding beta-glucosidase yields the protein MAEDIAFPSDFFWGAATAAYQIEGGWNEDGKGESIWDRFAHSVGTIKGATNGDVACDSYHRWRDDVALLKRLNLNSYRFSIAWPRIQPTGRGPANERGLDYYRRLVDALLENGIRPLPTLYHWDLPQALEDAGGWPERDTAQRFAEYAALVTSALGDRVRDWATFNEPFIFTRFGYLDGYHAPGRKDPDAYLRATHTVNLANGLAVRAIKAERSSLRVGCVYSVSPGVPASDGEADRAAAEAFHAYVNLWFVTPVLRGTYPANALAGELPRERMGYRDGDERIMRAQLDWAGINYYFHQVVQHAKPGEGALPIPFVTVGRNEFPLTDFGWPVNPAGLRDILVRMYRDCGEIPLEVTENGCSYLDCPDAGGSIPDARRIAYLHEHLAAVAQARAAGVDVRGYHHWSLMDNFEWAEGYTQRFGLSYVDFRSLERTLKDSGRWYADVVKMGRLHPDGRRGPR